Below is a genomic region from Neisseria arctica.
GCATTGTTACAGCGTGCTTTGTCGGGTGATTTAGATAAGGTAACTGATGAGGCAGGTGCTGTGGAAGCATTGGGCATAAGACCATTTTTGGTAGAAGGGGATAGCCGCAATTTGAAATTGACCCTGCCACAGGATGAATATATTGTGCGCCTGCTTCTTTCGGATAATTTGTGAAATATCTACTGTAGGACGATTTAATGGGCGACAAGCCACAGTCGGTTGTTGATGGGGTTCCTATAATAATGTGCCGTCTGAAAATAAACGAATGAAGGGTAAACCTCAAGGGTATCTATGGTGCCTCCAATAAGTATGGTCTGATTTGGTTAGGCCCATGATTTTTTTAGGTAAAGATTAAATAGGATCCGTATAGGGATCTGATATAGAAAGTATGAAGGTTAAATAATGAATATCCGTATCGGACAAGGCTATGATGTGCATCAATTGGTAGAGGGGCGCCCTTTGATTCTTGGCGGAGTAACGATTCCGTTTGAGAAAGGTTTATTGGGGCATTCTGATGCCGATGCTTTATTGCATGCGATTACAGATGCACTGTTAGGTGCCGCGGGTATGGGCGATATCGGCAGCCATTTTCCTGATACTGCAGCAGAATTTAAGGATGCAGACAGCCGCATATTATTGCGTGAAGCCTACCGTAGCGTAGTAGAGGCTGGCTGGCGTGTGGTTAACGTAGACAGCACCATTATTGCTCAGCAGCCTAAGCTTGCTCCGCATATCGCTGCCATGCGTGCCAATATCGCTGCGGATTTGGGTTTGTCTGAAAATGCCGTCAACATTAAAGGAAAAACCAACGAAAAGCTGGGCTATTTGGGGCGCGTAGAAGCAATTGAGGCACAGGCTGCGATCTTGTTGCAAGCAGTATAGGGCGGTGTGAAACTGCTGCGGCAGCGGTGGAAAAATGTTAGGATTTATTGGTCAGTGTGGTTTCAACGAGGAGATATTTCATGGCAACACAAGATGATTTGAAGCGTATTGCGGCAGAAAAAGCCGTAGAATTCGTACCTGAAAACGAGTATATCGGTATTGGTACGGGCTCAACCGTTAATTTCTTTATCGAAGCTTTGGGAAAAAGCGGTAAGAAAATTAAAGGGGCGGTCGCTACCTCTCAGGCAACGGCCGATTTGATGGCTAAGTATGAAATCCCGCAGGTAGCTCTAAACGATGTGATGGGTTTGGCGGCTTATTTTGATGGTGCAGACGAAGTCAATCATTCGTTGCAAATGATTAAAGGGGGCGGCGGTGCGCATTTGCGTGAAAAAATTGTCGCCAGTATGGCGGATACTTTTGTGTGCATCGCGGACGAAAGCAAATATGTGTCACGTTTGGGCAAATTCCCCCTGCCGGTAGAGGTGATTCCGATGGCACGCTCGATGGTATCCCGTCATTTGCTGGCAATGGGTGGTGAACCGGAATTGCGTTTGAATTTTGTTACCGAGTCTGGTAATCAGATTGTAGATGTACACGGTATGTATTTCCCTCAACCTTTAACTTCGGAAGACGAAATTAATAAAATCGCCGGTGTGGTTGAAAACGGCTTGTTTGCCCGTAATGCGGCCGATATTTTGGTGTTGGGAACTGCTGATGGGGCAAAAGTCATTAAGCCTCAATAGTAAATTGTTGGTATGATACCGGCAAAGGCCGTCTGAAAGCCTAGTTTCAGACGGCCTTGTTTTATTTATGGGGTAGTACAAAAGAGTGCAGTGGAATGTTTTCCGAGAAGTATTTATATAAGAATTAGTAGATAAAAATATTAGAACTAATATTTAAGAATTTGAAAATACGCGGAAAATAAGTATTAAACAAAGGATTCGGTTTGGTTGGCGGTATCAACGGCCGATAAAGGTAGCTGGCAAATATTTTAAGTAGTAAATATGGATTTGAGTTTTTTATATGGCTGGGTAGTGGCCATATTCGGTTTGTTGGGTGCAAATGTGTCGGATGCGGCATTGCCCCAATGGCTTCAAAATAGTGTTGAGTTTATCAGGAAGCAAAGTCGTGAGCAGACTGAATCGGCAGCACAGGCACACTTTGGCGCATATGTGTCTGCCGTATCTGATGGTGACAGTATCAGGGTAATTGATCCAAACGGCCAACGGCGGCGTATACGTTTCGCTTATGTCGATGCTCCCGAATTAAACCAAGCATACGGTAAAGCAGCGCGTAAGGCCTTGATGGAGATTATCGAGGGACAAAATGTGGAAGTGCTGGTGTTCGATCGCGACCGCTACGGACGGGAAGTCGCTCAAGTCCGCCTCAATGGCCGGGATGTAGGTTTGTGGATGATTGCCAACGGGCATGCTTGGCATTATAGGCAGTATGCAAAGCGTGCTCAAAATGGTGTGGACTACAGTGATTATACGTATGCCCAAGCGCAAGCCCGGCAAAACCGTATTGGTTTATGGCGGGCAGCCCGGCCGCAAGCTCCGTGGGATTTTCGGGCAATGATCAGGGAGCAGCAAAGTAATACGGGTAAGTAAATATTAAAGAAACAGTATTCGGAAAACCATATACAATATTTGATTTAAGGGTAATGCCTCCCGGATGATATGCGCCCCCTGAACAATTGTCGCCTAGCCGCTCATAAATAGGCCGTAGCTGCCGTGTTAGGTCGGTTTGCGATACAGGATTTATCACGATACAAAGTATGATTGATTATGAACAAACATATCCGCCAAGAAATATTTGAAAGATTGCGTGCCGATAATCCGCATCCGACTACCGAGTTAAATTTCAGCAGCCCATTTGAGCTACTGATTGCCGTATTACTTTCTGCGCAGGCAACGGATGTTGGCGTAAATAAAGCCACGGCCAAGCTTTTCCCTGTTGCCAATACACCGCAAGCCATGTTGGATTTGGGTTTGGAAGGTATTATGGAGTACACGAAAAGCATCGGGCTTTATAAAACCAAATCCAAGCATATTATTGAAACTTGCCGTATTTTATTAGAAAAACACGGTGGGGAAGTGCCGGATACCCGAGAGGCTTTGGAAGAGTTGCCCGGTGTAGGGCGTAAAACGGCGAACGTTGTATTGAATACGGCTTTTCGCCAGCTTGCTATGGCTGTAGATACCCACATTTTCCGAGTCAGTAACCGTACACGGATTGCTCCGGGTAAAAATGTACGTGAGGTTGAAGACAAACTGATGAAGTTTGTTCCGAAAGAATTTTTGCTGGATGCCCATCATTGGCTGATTTTGCATGGCCGGTATACCTGTAAGGCCCAGAAGCCGCAGTGCGAACGTTGCATTATTAATGATTTGTGTGAATATCCAGCAAAAACAATAAAGATATAAAATATTTTCCTTGGAAAATATTTCTAAAGATATTGCTTTGCTATGGTAATTGTTTATATCGCATTTTGTTTGGGGCTCTGCTTATTTTTTCAGACGGCTATAAACAAGTATTTCATTTTTTTAATAAACGTTTTGTGCAATCAGGCTTGATTTCATTTAAAATGATCTTTGGATCGGTTGATGGACAATATGAAAACAAAAGGAAAAGTTGTGAATAATAAGCCAAAATATATCGCACTGCTTCTTGCTTCTTCGCTGGCTTTGGGCGGCTGCGACAAAGTAAGTAGTTTCTTTGGTCAAGATGAAGCTAAAGAAGGCAGTTTGGTACAAACGGTCGAAACTAAAACCGAGGACGGCACGGTTAATATGCTGCTGCCCGACTTTACCAAACTGGTTGAGCAAGAAGGCCCGACGGTTGTGAATATTCAGGCAAACAAAGCGACGATGACGACTGCATCGCGCAGTGACAACGGTATGGACTTGAGCCAATTCACCGACAATGATCCGTTTTACGAGTTTTTCAAACGACTGGTTCCGAATATGCCGGATGTGCCGCAGCAAGAAGAGGATTCCGAGCTTAATTTCGGTTCAGGCTTTATCATCAGCGCCGATGGCTATATTCTCACCAATACCCATGTAGTCAACGGAATGAACAATATCAAGGTGTTGCTTAACGACAAGCGCGAATATACAGCCAAGCTGGTTGGTTCGGACCAGCAATCCGATGTGGCATTATTGAAAATCGAAGCCAAAGACCTTCCGGTCGTAAAAGTCGGTAATCCCAAAACTTTGAAGCCGGGCGAGTGGGTTGCCGCCATTGGCGCCCCGTTTGGCTTTGATAACAGTGTGACGGCAGGTATCGTATCGGCTAAAGGGCGTAGTTTGCCAAATGAAAATTACACCCCGTTTATTCAAACCGATGTGGCGATTAACCCCGGTAACTCAGGCGGCCCGTTATTTAATCTGCGCGGACAGGTAGTTGGTATCAACTCTCAAATCTATAGCCGTAGCGGTGGGTTTATGGGTATTTCTTTCGCCATTCCGATTGACGTTGCCATGAATGTTGCCGAACAATTGAAATCAACCGGTAAAGTACAGCGCGGTCAATTGGGCGTGATTATTCAGGAAGTTTCGTATGATTTGGCCAAATCATTTGGTTTGGACAAGGCCAGCGGGGCGTTGATTGCCAAAGTTTTGCCGTCTAGCCCGGCTGCTAAGGCAGGATTGCAGGTGGGCGATATCGTCCGCAGTGTAAACGGTGAAGAAATCCGTACCTCAAGCGACTTACCCGTTATGGTAGGTGCAATGGCACCGGGTAAAGAGGTCATCTTGGGGGTATGGCGAAAAGGTAAGGAAGTAGAAGTCAAAGTGCAGCTTGGTTCGGTTGATGGTGCTAATGAGTCGGGTGAGGCTGCATCTGATAATACTACCTTTGGTGCACAACAAGGCCAAGGTTTTACCATAAGTGAAATGGGATTGAGTTTGCAGGTGCGTGAGCGTAACGGTAGTAAACGCTTGGTGGTGTCGAATGCGGAAGGGTTGGCGGCACGGGCAGGGTTACGCAGGGGCGATGAGATCCTGGCTGTTGGCCAATTGAGCGTAGAAGATGAGTCTACTTTCCGAAGTGCCATCGAAAGTACGGGAAAAAATATTCCGCTTTTGGTGCAGCGCGACGGCAGTACTTTGTTTCTTGCAATGAATCTGCAATAAAGATGATTAATGCGTTTCAGACGGCCTTTTTAAAAAAAGGCCGTCTGAAATTTTTGAAAACCATAATTTAGTATATTTGATTCGGCTTCAAATCAGTAGGCCGGATTTTATGTTTTCTCCGAGGATACTATGTCTGAAACCCGTATTCCGCGCGGCCCGGTAATGGCCGATGTACAAGCTTTCAAGCTTACTGAAGAAGAAAAGCAGCGCCTGCGCGACCCGGCAGTGGGCGGCGTGATTTTATTCCGTCGAAATTTTGAAAATATCGAGCAGCTTAAAGCGTTGGTGGTGGAAATCAAAGCTTTGCGTACTCCCGAATTGATTATTGCCGTAGATCATGAAGGAGGAAGGGTACAGCGTTTCATAGAAGGCTTCACCCGTTTGCCCGCCATGAGTGTATTAGGTGAAATTTGGGATGAATCCGGAGCGGATGCAGCTAAAGCTCAGGCGGAACAAGTCGGTTGGGTATTGGCTACCGAACTTTCTGCTTGCGGTATTGATCTATCATTTACGCCAGTGTTGGATTTGAACTGGGGGCAATGCGCCGTTATCGGTAACCGTAGTTTCCACCGAGAGGCTGAGGTTGTTACTGAATTGGCTTTGGCATTGCAGAAGGGTTTAAATCGTGGCGGTATGAAAACTTGCGGTAAGCATTTTCCCGGTCACGGTTTTGTAGAGGGAGACAGCCATCATGTGCTTCCACAAGATAATCGTTGCCTGAAGGAGCTTGAAGCGGCCGATATTCTGCCTTTCCGCCGATTGGCTGCCGAAGGTATGGCGGCGGTGATGCCCGCACATGTGGTTTATCCTCTGGTAGATTCGAAGCCCGCAGGCTTTTCTGAAAAATGGCTCAAGCAGATTCTGCGTAGGGATATCGGCTTTAACGGGGTGATATTTTCAGACGACCTGACTATGGAAGGCGCTAGCGGGGCGGGCGGAATTAAAGCGCGTGCGCAAATTTCGTTTGATGCGGGCTGCGATATTGTTTTGGTATGTAACCGCCCGGATTTGGTCGATGAATTACGTTGTAATTTTGAAATGCCCGACAATTCCGAGTTGGCTGCACGCTGGCAGTATATGGCCAATACTTTGGGAACGGAAAAAGCGCAAGCGATTTTGGAAATGCCCAAGTTTCAAGCTGCTAGGGTTGCCGTTGCCCGTTTGGCGAGTCCTAAAGATTTGGCCGGCGGTGTGAAAGTAGGTGAAGCATTTTAACGGTATTTTTATGATTGGTTAGGCTTAAGTATTGGCAAAATGAATGATACGCTGAAGAATTATATTACCCCTAGCGGTTGGCAGGCATTAAAAGACGAGCTTTATCAGCTGGTCAATAAAGAGCGCCCTGAAATCGTGCAGGTAGTGAATTGGGCGGCCGGCAATGGCGACCGTAGCGAAAACGGCGATTACCTTTACGGTAAGCGTCGGATGCGTGAAATTGACCGCCGCATTCGCTTTCTAACCAAGCGTTTGGAAGCGGCCGTGGTTGTGGATCCCGAAGCAAGAGAGCCGACCGATCAGATATTTTTCAGTGCTACGGTTGAATTGTTGCGTGGTGATGGCAGCGAGCAAACCGTTAAAATCGTCGGAGTGGATGAAATTGATACTGCCCGCAACAAAATTTCTTGGGTATCTCCTTTGGCCCGTTGTTTGATTAAAGCGCGCGAGGGAGATGAAGTTGTGCTGAACGGTCCGGATGGACAGGAAACCATCGAGATTTTATCGGTACAATATATCAAGATTGACTAAAGAATTTCTATTTAAAGTGATTTTCGTAAAATAGGCCGTCTGAAAAAACAGAAGATAAGTATCTGTAATTTTCAGACGGCCTATATTTAAATTTTGATCTATCGGTATCCGTATTAAAAGATTTCACCCCGCTGTTTTTCAGAAAGCGGGGTGAAATCTTTTATGGAAATGAGAAGGCTTTAAGCCACGTTTACCCCCAATAATTTACCGATGAAAGCCGTGGATGCCAATGCGACGGAGCCCCAAATCAATACGCGCATCAGTGCCGGCAGAATCCGTGCGCCGCCGAGTTTGGCCGATAAAAAGCCCAAAATGGCCAAGCCGATTAAAGTGGTTCCGGCTAATACCGTCATTAATTGTTCGGAAGGAGTGAGCAGCGCAACAAGCAGCGGAAGGATAGCTCCGCAACAAAAAGCCAAAGCGGAGGCTCCCGACGCTTGCAAAGGATTGGCACTGGCGGTTTCGGTAATGCCGATTTCGTCACGTGCGTGGGCATCGAGCGCATTATGTGCGGTCAGCTGTTCCGCCACTTGTTGAGCCAGCTCTGGTGTCAGTCCGCGTTGGCGGTAAATTCCCGCCAGTTCAGCTAGTTCACGTTCGGGGTTGTTGGCCAATTCATATTCTTCTTTGGCTAAGTCGGCGCGTTCGGTATCAGATTGGCTTGATACGGATACGTATTCGCCAGCTGCCATGGAAATGGCTCCAGCTACCAAGGCGGATACACCGGTAAGCATTAATGTGTGGAAATCGGGCTTGGCAGCGGCTAAACCCATCAAAAGGCTGGCGGTTGAAATCAGGCCGTCGTTTGCACCGAGCACACCGGCCCGCAGCCAGTTACCGCGGTGGCTGTAATGTTGTTCGCTGTGGGAATGCATGAGAGTTCTCTATCGTTAATAATTTCTTATAAATCTTAACATAGAAGGATTAAGTAAAGCTTAAATTAGAGAGTAAGCGAATAGCTGCCCGGTTTGATTGCTACTGCCAGGCCTTCTTTTGTGTCTGTGTTTCTATTGCATCACAATATACTGTGCCTATGACCTTTGCCATAAGTAAGTCTGTAAAGATTGATCGGTATAAAATAGGTATTAAGATTGAACAACTTCGGAGGGTGAGTCCTATCAGGTAAGCACGTTGGTGCATATCCGTGCTTACCAAGATTAATAAAGGACTGTGGTGTGTATTTCAGTAGTAAAAAACGCTGAGATTCTTAATCGTATTTACAGAGTTTCGGGGTATCAATTGTTTTGTTTCCGCTTATTGCGGCCATTTCATTTCACCGCTTAATACCTTGGCACTTAATTCCAAATCTTGGGTGCCTTTGTAATTCGGATATTCGGCTTTTATTTTTTGGATAAATACCTTGCTTGTTTCACCTGGATGCCAATTTTTTTCCACATGGCGCAGATATTCTTGGTTTTCTTGAATAACCTTTGGACTAGGTGTACCGATAAAGTGTCCGGGAATAACCGTTTTGGGTTCTAATTCTGCCATTTGTTGAAGGCTTTGCTGCCAGCGGCTACGGGCTTCTGCCGTTTGGCTGTCAGCCAACCATAAGTGCATACCTTGGTAAAGTTGCACACCGCCAAATAGGGTGCGGCTTTGCGTATCCCATAAATAGGTATGTGCAGGGTCAATATCTTGGCCTTTTATGGCTATGCGGCTGTTGCCGACTGTCAAGTTGTTGCCGGTAAAAGGTTGTGGCAATACTAAAGCCTTTGGGGCATTTTCTTTTAGAATCGGTGACCAATAGTTGTATTTGCCGATAATACTGTTTTGAATATGATTAGCAGTTTCGGGAGTAGCGATTACCTTTGCCTTTGGAAAAGCTTGGGTGATGACATCTAAGCCAAAATAAAAATCAGGATCATAGTGGCTGATATAAATGATTTTCAGAGGTTTGTTGAGTGATTGCAGTTGAGATACTACTTTCAGTGCGTCATTACGTTGGAATTGTGCATCTACAAGCATCAACTCGCTGTCTCCTTCGACGATAACGCTGGTAACCGGGAAAATACTATTTTCTTGAGGGTTGTAAGTATGAAATTTTAAGTTATCCGCTAAAGCGGTTTGGCTTAAAAGTGAAGCAGTTAGAAGTAGTGCGGCGGTATTTTTCATTGTATAGAACCTTATATTGGATAACGAATTTGATTGTATTCGTTTTAAAAATAAAAAAATAGATACTAAAATGAAAGTATTGTTTTCAAATATGGAAATTAAAAATGGATTTAAATGCAGTAAAAATGTTTATTGCCTTGGTTCAAGCGGGAAGTTTTTCGGGTTGTAGCACTAAAACAGGCATTCCTATTGCCACTTTGAGCCGAAAAATTAAAGAGTTGGAAAGATACTTGAGCGTACAGCTTATTGAGCGTTCCCGCCAAGGTATCCGTTTGACATCAAGCGGCCAGCAGCTTGTTGAACAGGCAGGAGAAAGTATTGAAAGTTTGAGTACGGTAGAGCAGTATATCCGTAACAGCCAGCAAAAATTAACTGGAAAATTAAGACTTTCGATGCCGCAAGCTTTTGAATTGTGGTGGGCATTACTGCATGATTTCCAATTGGCTTATCCTGATATCGATGTACATGTAGCAGCGAATAACCGAAAACTCGATCTGATTGCTGATGGTATTGATGTGGCTGTTAGAGTGGGAGCTGTCGGAGTGGAAAATATGGTAGCGAAAAAAGTGATGGAACTGGAAATGCGCTTGGTAGCCGGAAAAACGTTTACTGCCCGTTACGGCATGCCGGACAGTATTGACAGGTTATTGGATTTTCCTTTGGCTTGTAATGCAGAGGCGGCGGATAAGCAGGCAGAATGGAGACTGGGTGGTGAGATACTGGTGGTAAAGCCGCATTTTGCTACCAATGATTATTTCCATTTGCGATATTGGGCATTGTTGGGTAACGGTATATGTGAGCTGCCGGCGATGCTAGCAGATAGTTTTATCCGTAGTGGAGAGCTTGTCATCGTTTTGCCAGAGCAGGCTTTGCCTAAGCAAAATATCCATTTGGTTTATCCCAGCCATCGTCATCCATCCAGCATCGTGCGTGTTTATATTGATTTTTGTGTAACTTGGTTGCAGCAACATGATATGGTTGGGCAAGCAACTTTGCAAGGTATTCCCTTGAGATTGGGATTAGGGTAGCTTGTAAATTTATTTTTCTATATTAATCAATTATCTTGTTATGTCTGTCGGCTATTCTTTAGGATAGCAATGTAAGGGTTATGGATAGTGATTATTGCCCGCGTAAAAAAAGTGAATCTAAATCTTTTAACGACAGTTTTACCCAAGTAGGGCGGCCGTGGTTGCATTGGTTGCTACGCGGTGTACGTTCCATATCGCGCAAGAGAGCGTTCATTTCGGGCAGGGTGAGTTGGCGGCCTGCACGTACCGAACCGTGGCAGGCCATGGTAGCAAGCATTTGGTTTTCCCGTGCTTCTATGGTTTGGGCCGATCCTGTATGGGCGACTTCATGCAGCATATCGCGCGCCAGTGCGGCAACATCTGATTTCCCTAGCATTTGCGGTACGGCCCGCACGGCGATGGTGTTGCCGCCCATATCGGAAAGTTCCAAGCCGTATTCGCACAATATTTCACCGTGATCTGCCAAGGCGGCGATTTCCTCATGGCTTGCGGTAAAGGTAACGGGGATCAGAAGAGATTGTGAGGATAGGCTGCCTTGTTCGTTGCGGCGTGCTTTCATTTTTTCATAATTCACCCGTTCGGCTGCAGCGTGCATGTCTATCAGCAACAGGCTTTCCTCGGCTTGAGCCAATATATAGATGCCTAAAAGTTGGGCGATGGCGAAGCCGAGGGGAGGTGTTTCCGTATCGGTTGTTTGGTTTTCACCAGTGGAAGGTGTGGTGATTCCGTTTGTTTTGCCACCGAAATAAGCCGATTCTATTGGGTGCAGCTCGGTATCGTTGTGATTAACCGGTTT
It encodes:
- the ispF gene encoding 2-C-methyl-D-erythritol 2,4-cyclodiphosphate synthase, yielding MNIRIGQGYDVHQLVEGRPLILGGVTIPFEKGLLGHSDADALLHAITDALLGAAGMGDIGSHFPDTAAEFKDADSRILLREAYRSVVEAGWRVVNVDSTIIAQQPKLAPHIAAMRANIAADLGLSENAVNIKGKTNEKLGYLGRVEAIEAQAAILLQAV
- the rpiA gene encoding ribose-5-phosphate isomerase RpiA, whose protein sequence is MATQDDLKRIAAEKAVEFVPENEYIGIGTGSTVNFFIEALGKSGKKIKGAVATSQATADLMAKYEIPQVALNDVMGLAAYFDGADEVNHSLQMIKGGGGAHLREKIVASMADTFVCIADESKYVSRLGKFPLPVEVIPMARSMVSRHLLAMGGEPELRLNFVTESGNQIVDVHGMYFPQPLTSEDEINKIAGVVENGLFARNAADILVLGTADGAKVIKPQ
- a CDS encoding thermonuclease family protein; translated protein: MDLSFLYGWVVAIFGLLGANVSDAALPQWLQNSVEFIRKQSREQTESAAQAHFGAYVSAVSDGDSIRVIDPNGQRRRIRFAYVDAPELNQAYGKAARKALMEIIEGQNVEVLVFDRDRYGREVAQVRLNGRDVGLWMIANGHAWHYRQYAKRAQNGVDYSDYTYAQAQARQNRIGLWRAARPQAPWDFRAMIREQQSNTGK
- the nth gene encoding endonuclease III, whose product is MNKHIRQEIFERLRADNPHPTTELNFSSPFELLIAVLLSAQATDVGVNKATAKLFPVANTPQAMLDLGLEGIMEYTKSIGLYKTKSKHIIETCRILLEKHGGEVPDTREALEELPGVGRKTANVVLNTAFRQLAMAVDTHIFRVSNRTRIAPGKNVREVEDKLMKFVPKEFLLDAHHWLILHGRYTCKAQKPQCERCIINDLCEYPAKTIKI
- a CDS encoding DegQ family serine endoprotease — encoded protein: MNNKPKYIALLLASSLALGGCDKVSSFFGQDEAKEGSLVQTVETKTEDGTVNMLLPDFTKLVEQEGPTVVNIQANKATMTTASRSDNGMDLSQFTDNDPFYEFFKRLVPNMPDVPQQEEDSELNFGSGFIISADGYILTNTHVVNGMNNIKVLLNDKREYTAKLVGSDQQSDVALLKIEAKDLPVVKVGNPKTLKPGEWVAAIGAPFGFDNSVTAGIVSAKGRSLPNENYTPFIQTDVAINPGNSGGPLFNLRGQVVGINSQIYSRSGGFMGISFAIPIDVAMNVAEQLKSTGKVQRGQLGVIIQEVSYDLAKSFGLDKASGALIAKVLPSSPAAKAGLQVGDIVRSVNGEEIRTSSDLPVMVGAMAPGKEVILGVWRKGKEVEVKVQLGSVDGANESGEAASDNTTFGAQQGQGFTISEMGLSLQVRERNGSKRLVVSNAEGLAARAGLRRGDEILAVGQLSVEDESTFRSAIESTGKNIPLLVQRDGSTLFLAMNLQ
- the nagZ gene encoding beta-N-acetylhexosaminidase, which encodes MSETRIPRGPVMADVQAFKLTEEEKQRLRDPAVGGVILFRRNFENIEQLKALVVEIKALRTPELIIAVDHEGGRVQRFIEGFTRLPAMSVLGEIWDESGADAAKAQAEQVGWVLATELSACGIDLSFTPVLDLNWGQCAVIGNRSFHREAEVVTELALALQKGLNRGGMKTCGKHFPGHGFVEGDSHHVLPQDNRCLKELEAADILPFRRLAAEGMAAVMPAHVVYPLVDSKPAGFSEKWLKQILRRDIGFNGVIFSDDLTMEGASGAGGIKARAQISFDAGCDIVLVCNRPDLVDELRCNFEMPDNSELAARWQYMANTLGTEKAQAILEMPKFQAARVAVARLASPKDLAGGVKVGEAF
- the greB gene encoding transcription elongation factor GreB — translated: MNDTLKNYITPSGWQALKDELYQLVNKERPEIVQVVNWAAGNGDRSENGDYLYGKRRMREIDRRIRFLTKRLEAAVVVDPEAREPTDQIFFSATVELLRGDGSEQTVKIVGVDEIDTARNKISWVSPLARCLIKAREGDEVVLNGPDGQETIEILSVQYIKID
- a CDS encoding VIT1/CCC1 transporter family protein codes for the protein MHSHSEQHYSHRGNWLRAGVLGANDGLISTASLLMGLAAAKPDFHTLMLTGVSALVAGAISMAAGEYVSVSSQSDTERADLAKEEYELANNPERELAELAGIYRQRGLTPELAQQVAEQLTAHNALDAHARDEIGITETASANPLQASGASALAFCCGAILPLLVALLTPSEQLMTVLAGTTLIGLAILGFLSAKLGGARILPALMRVLIWGSVALASTAFIGKLLGVNVA
- a CDS encoding MBL fold metallo-hydrolase, translating into MKNTAALLLTASLLSQTALADNLKFHTYNPQENSIFPVTSVIVEGDSELMLVDAQFQRNDALKVVSQLQSLNKPLKIIYISHYDPDFYFGLDVITQAFPKAKVIATPETANHIQNSIIGKYNYWSPILKENAPKALVLPQPFTGNNLTVGNSRIAIKGQDIDPAHTYLWDTQSRTLFGGVQLYQGMHLWLADSQTAEARSRWQQSLQQMAELEPKTVIPGHFIGTPSPKVIQENQEYLRHVEKNWHPGETSKVFIQKIKAEYPNYKGTQDLELSAKVLSGEMKWPQ
- a CDS encoding LysR family transcriptional regulator — encoded protein: MDLNAVKMFIALVQAGSFSGCSTKTGIPIATLSRKIKELERYLSVQLIERSRQGIRLTSSGQQLVEQAGESIESLSTVEQYIRNSQQKLTGKLRLSMPQAFELWWALLHDFQLAYPDIDVHVAANNRKLDLIADGIDVAVRVGAVGVENMVAKKVMELEMRLVAGKTFTARYGMPDSIDRLLDFPLACNAEAADKQAEWRLGGEILVVKPHFATNDYFHLRYWALLGNGICELPAMLADSFIRSGELVIVLPEQALPKQNIHLVYPSHRHPSSIVRVYIDFCVTWLQQHDMVGQATLQGIPLRLGLG